A region of Alphaproteobacteria bacterium DNA encodes the following proteins:
- the rpsP gene encoding 30S ribosomal protein S16 codes for MPLVMRMTRHGAKRRPFYHIVVADSRSPRDGRFIEKIGTYNPTLANDNPERVKLDAERVKHWISKGAQPSDRVARFLFAASLGPKPKFSESPKKSAPKAKAQERVKLEAEAAKAAAEAAAAPAPAPAPVEAPAAEAPAEEAQA; via the coding sequence ATGCCACTCGTTATGCGTATGACCCGTCACGGCGCCAAGCGTCGTCCCTTTTATCACATCGTCGTGGCCGACAGCCGCAGCCCGCGCGACGGCCGCTTCATCGAGAAGATCGGCACCTATAACCCGACGCTCGCGAACGACAATCCCGAGCGCGTGAAGCTCGACGCCGAGCGCGTCAAGCATTGGATCAGCAAGGGCGCGCAGCCGAGCGACCGCGTCGCCCGCTTCCTGTTCGCCGCCAGCCTGGGGCCGAAGCCGAAATTCTCGGAATCGCCCAAGAAATCCGCGCCCAAGGCCAAGGCGCAGGAACGCGTAAAGCTGGAAGCCGAAGCCGCGAAGGCCGCCGCTGAAGCCGCCGCCGCTCCTGCTCCGGCTCCCGCTCCTGTCGAGGCTCCTGCCGCCGAAGCTCCGGCGGAAGAAGCTCAGGCCTAA
- the rimM gene encoding ribosome maturation factor RimM (Essential for efficient processing of 16S rRNA) has product MDRQRKICVGKITGAHGLRGLVRLRSFTENPEAIAAYALTGADGKPVKVTLKSPMGEEFIAEIEGVNTRHAAQAMRGAELFTDRDALPPAGEREYYRADLVGLRVEDAAGAAIGTIIALHDFGAGSFLEIKLTGGNTAMLPFRDAFVPTVDIAAGRVVVTPPADWLETPKQESQGKGAA; this is encoded by the coding sequence ATGGATCGGCAACGTAAAATCTGCGTAGGAAAAATCACGGGCGCGCATGGCTTGCGCGGCCTGGTGCGCCTGCGCAGTTTTACGGAAAATCCTGAAGCCATCGCCGCCTATGCGCTGACCGGCGCGGACGGCAAGCCGGTGAAGGTGACGCTGAAATCGCCGATGGGCGAGGAGTTCATCGCCGAGATCGAGGGCGTGAATACGCGTCATGCGGCTCAGGCCATGCGCGGCGCGGAGCTTTTCACCGACCGCGATGCTTTGCCGCCCGCCGGAGAGCGCGAATATTACCGCGCCGATCTTGTCGGCCTTCGGGTCGAGGATGCGGCGGGCGCGGCCATCGGCACGATCATCGCGCTGCATGATTTCGGGGCGGGCAGCTTTCTTGAAATCAAGCTGACGGGCGGCAATACGGCGATGCTGCCGTTCCGCGACGCCTTCGTGCCGACGGTTGATATCGCCGCCGGGCGCGTGGTGGTCACGCCGCCCGCCGACTGGCTGGAGACGCCGAAGCAGGAAAGCCAGGGAAAGGGGGCTGCATGA
- the trmD gene encoding tRNA (guanosine(37)-N1)-methyltransferase TrmD, protein MTNVSSPALRFTVLTLFPEMFPGTAGHSLPGKALAEKLWTLDTVNIRDFSTDNHQSVDDAPYGGGAGMVMRPDIVSAAMRGAEERHGKAARRIYLSPRGKLLDQAMVKDLAAAGSVMLLCGRYEGLDERVIEAENLEEVSLGDFVLAGGEVAAMALIEACARLLPGVVGNDETTAEESFEHGLLEYPHYTRPAVWEGRAVPPVLMSGHHEKIRAWRRSESERLTQYRRPDLWRRYQSIQPSLTKEKAS, encoded by the coding sequence ATGACGAACGTATCAAGTCCCGCCCTGCGCTTTACGGTGCTGACGCTGTTCCCGGAAATGTTTCCCGGAACCGCCGGGCACAGCCTGCCGGGCAAGGCGCTGGCGGAGAAATTATGGACGCTGGATACCGTGAATATCCGCGATTTCTCGACCGATAATCACCAGAGCGTCGATGACGCGCCCTATGGCGGCGGCGCGGGCATGGTGATGCGGCCCGATATCGTTTCGGCGGCGATGCGCGGGGCCGAGGAGCGTCATGGCAAGGCAGCGCGGCGGATTTACCTGTCGCCGCGCGGCAAATTGCTCGATCAGGCGATGGTGAAAGATTTAGCCGCCGCCGGTTCGGTCATGCTATTATGCGGACGTTATGAAGGGCTGGACGAGCGGGTGATTGAAGCGGAAAATCTTGAAGAGGTCAGCCTGGGCGATTTCGTCCTGGCAGGCGGCGAGGTCGCGGCGATGGCCTTGATCGAGGCTTGCGCCCGCCTTTTGCCCGGCGTCGTGGGCAATGACGAGACGACGGCGGAGGAAAGCTTCGAGCACGGATTGCTCGAATATCCGCATTATACCCGGCCGGCGGTATGGGAAGGCCGCGCCGTGCCGCCCGTGCTGATGTCCGGCCATCACGAGAAAATTCGCGCCTGGCGCCGGAGCGAGTCCGAGCGCCTGACGCAATATCGCCGCCCCGATCTATGGCGGCGTTATCAATCCATTCAACCAAGCTTAACAAAGGAGAAGGCATCATGA
- the rplS gene encoding 50S ribosomal protein L19, with the protein MNLLQTIEQEQLDKLAAITKVPAFSVGDLLKVNVKVVEGTRERIQAYEGICIARRNAGVNSSFTVRKISYGEGVERVFPLYSPRLESVELVRKGDVSRAKLYYLRDRRGKSARIAERTTGHGMGAAPAMGEEAAAAAVIE; encoded by the coding sequence ATGAACTTACTGCAGACAATCGAACAGGAGCAGCTCGACAAGCTCGCCGCGATCACCAAGGTCCCGGCCTTCAGCGTCGGCGACCTCCTCAAGGTCAATGTCAAGGTGGTCGAAGGCACGCGCGAGCGTATCCAGGCCTATGAAGGCATCTGCATCGCGCGGCGGAACGCGGGCGTGAACTCGTCCTTCACCGTGCGCAAGATTTCGTACGGCGAAGGCGTCGAGCGCGTGTTTCCGCTTTACAGCCCCCGGCTTGAGTCGGTCGAACTCGTCCGCAAGGGCGATGTGAGCCGCGCCAAGCTGTATTATCTGCGCGACCGCCGCGGCAAATCCGCCCGCATCGCCGAGCGCACCACCGGTCACGGCATGGGCGCCGCTCCGGCCATGGGCGAAGAAGCCGCCGCCGCTGCCGTCATCGAGTGA
- the leuC gene encoding 3-isopropylmalate dehydratase large subunit yields MSEKPRTLYDKIWDSHVVMRQQDGTAILYIDRHLVHEVTSPQAFAGLRAAGRKPRRTNAALAVVDHNVPTDSARQQAIRDPESRLQVETLGQNVAEAGITYFDIHDTRQGIVHIIGPEQGFTQPGTTIVCGDSHTSTHGAFGALAFGIGTSEVEHVLATQTLLLRPAKNMCVMVNGKLPPGVTAKDMVLAIVGKIGTAGGNGHVIEFSGDAVRALSMEGRMTVCNMSIEAGARAGMVAPDETTFAYLKGRPYAPQGEDWDRAVAYWRSLPSDAGAVYDKEVVLDASAIAPYVTWGTSPEDALPITGAVPDPATANDAGRRAAMQRSLDYMGLKPGMKLEDIAIDKVFIGSCTNARIEDLRAAAAVARGHKVAANIYAMVVPGSGLVKKQAEQEGLDRIFKEAGFDWREPGCSMCLAMNEDRLQPGERCASTSNRNFEGRQGRGGRTHLLSPAMAVAAAVTGHLTDVRNLPEAR; encoded by the coding sequence ATGTCAGAAAAGCCAAGAACGCTTTATGACAAGATTTGGGATAGCCATGTCGTCATGCGGCAGCAGGACGGCACGGCGATCCTCTATATCGACCGGCATCTGGTGCATGAAGTAACCAGCCCGCAGGCCTTCGCCGGCCTGCGCGCGGCGGGCAGGAAGCCCCGGCGGACGAACGCGGCCCTGGCGGTCGTGGATCATAACGTGCCGACCGACAGCGCGCGGCAGCAGGCGATCCGCGATCCCGAATCCCGGCTCCAGGTCGAAACGCTCGGCCAAAACGTGGCCGAGGCGGGCATCACCTATTTCGATATTCACGATACGCGCCAGGGCATCGTGCATATCATCGGGCCGGAGCAGGGATTCACGCAGCCCGGAACCACCATTGTCTGCGGCGACAGCCATACGTCCACCCATGGCGCGTTCGGCGCGCTGGCTTTCGGTATCGGCACGTCCGAGGTCGAGCATGTGCTGGCGACGCAGACTTTATTGCTGCGTCCCGCGAAAAATATGTGCGTGATGGTCAACGGCAAGCTTCCGCCCGGCGTCACGGCCAAGGATATGGTGCTCGCCATCGTCGGAAAAATCGGCACCGCGGGCGGCAACGGCCACGTCATCGAATTCTCGGGCGATGCCGTGCGCGCGCTCAGCATGGAAGGCCGGATGACGGTCTGCAACATGTCGATCGAGGCCGGAGCGCGGGCGGGCATGGTCGCGCCCGACGAAACCACTTTTGCCTATCTCAAAGGCCGCCCCTATGCGCCCCAAGGAGAGGACTGGGATCGCGCCGTCGCTTATTGGCGCAGCCTGCCGAGCGACGCGGGCGCGGTCTATGACAAAGAAGTCGTTCTGGATGCCTCGGCCATCGCGCCTTATGTGACCTGGGGCACGTCGCCGGAAGATGCGCTGCCGATTACCGGCGCCGTGCCCGATCCCGCCACCGCCAACGATGCGGGCAGGCGCGCGGCGATGCAAAGATCGCTCGATTATATGGGACTCAAGCCCGGCATGAAGCTCGAGGATATTGCCATCGACAAAGTCTTTATCGGCTCCTGCACCAATGCCCGGATCGAGGATTTGCGCGCCGCCGCCGCCGTGGCGCGTGGGCATAAAGTGGCGGCCAATATCTACGCCATGGTCGTGCCCGGCTCCGGCCTCGTCAAAAAGCAGGCCGAACAAGAGGGGCTGGATCGCATTTTCAAGGAGGCGGGCTTCGACTGGCGCGAGCCGGGATGCTCCATGTGCCTCGCCATGAATGAAGACCGGCTGCAGCCCGGCGAACGCTGCGCTTCGACGTCCAACCGCAATTTCGAGGGACGGCAGGGCAGGGGCGGGCGCACGCATCTGCTTTCTCCCGCCATGGCCGTCGCGGCGGCCGTAACCGGCCATCTTACCGACGTGCGCAATCTACCGGAGGCGAGGTAA
- a CDS encoding PH domain-containing protein, whose amino-acid sequence MGRYVQNNLLTGEQVIYEAKVSWAVFILPVIVALFFFAIAFVAGTVFWIIAAVVAVFSFLVAWVKRFATEIAVTNKRVILKTGFVKRDTVEQFLEGIDSISVDQTVTDRLLNAGTIIVRGSGLSFSPVKSIDNPLEFRKQVSQQVDRIRNGGIARA is encoded by the coding sequence ATGGGCCGTTATGTGCAGAACAATCTTCTGACCGGCGAGCAAGTCATCTACGAAGCCAAGGTCTCGTGGGCCGTCTTTATCTTGCCTGTGATCGTGGCTTTGTTTTTCTTCGCCATCGCGTTCGTGGCGGGGACGGTTTTCTGGATCATCGCCGCCGTCGTCGCCGTTTTCAGCTTTCTTGTCGCGTGGGTCAAGCGCTTCGCCACGGAAATCGCCGTGACCAATAAGCGCGTCATTCTCAAGACCGGATTCGTCAAGCGCGACACGGTCGAGCAATTCCTGGAAGGAATCGACAGCATCTCGGTCGATCAGACCGTCACCGACCGCTTGCTCAACGCGGGCACCATCATCGTGCGCGGCAGCGGCCTCAGCTTTTCCCCGGTCAAATCGATCGACAATCCTCTGGAATTCCGCAAGCAGGTCAGCCAGCAGGTCGACCGGATCAGGAACGGGGGGATAGCGCGCGCATGA
- the leuD gene encoding 3-isopropylmalate dehydratase small subunit, with the protein MTPFTKLTAAAAPLPMVNVDTDMIIPKQFLKTIERTGLGKYLFNDMRRAPDGSERPDFVLNRAPYRDAKILIAGANFGCGSSREHAPWALLDYGISCVIAPSFADIFHGNCFKNGILPIVLPQEEIDDLIRQISGVETRQANGAPLSIDLETQTITAPDGRTISFGVDSFRRDCLLKGLDEIGLTLQHEAEITAFEAKQREQQPWLWQKAGS; encoded by the coding sequence ATGACGCCTTTCACCAAACTGACGGCGGCGGCGGCGCCTTTGCCCATGGTCAATGTCGATACCGACATGATCATCCCGAAGCAGTTCCTCAAGACCATCGAAAGAACCGGGCTGGGGAAATATCTGTTCAACGACATGCGCCGCGCGCCCGACGGCTCGGAGCGGCCCGATTTCGTGCTGAATCGCGCGCCGTACCGCGACGCGAAAATCCTGATTGCGGGCGCGAATTTCGGCTGCGGGTCGAGCCGCGAGCATGCGCCCTGGGCGCTGCTGGATTACGGCATAAGCTGCGTCATCGCGCCGAGTTTCGCCGATATTTTCCACGGCAATTGCTTCAAGAACGGCATTTTGCCCATCGTCCTGCCGCAGGAAGAGATCGACGATCTGATACGGCAGATCAGCGGCGTGGAAACGCGCCAGGCGAACGGCGCGCCGTTGTCCATCGATCTCGAAACCCAGACCATCACCGCGCCGGACGGCAGAACGATTTCGTTCGGCGTGGATTCATTCCGGCGCGACTGCCTGTTGAAGGGCCTGGACGAAATCGGCCTGACCTTGCAGCATGAGGCCGAAATTACCGCCTTCGAGGCCAAGCAGCGCGAACAGCAGCCATGGTTATGGCAGAAGGCAGGATCGTGA
- the leuB gene encoding 3-isopropylmalate dehydrogenase, with product MVMAEGRIVNLLFLSGDGIGPEVMREARRVLDWFAARKGLKIDVTEMLIGGASVDLYGVPLTDETVAAAKQADAVFLGAVGGPKWAGVTYDKRPEAGLLAIRKALDLFANLRPAVIFDALLDASTLKPDVVRGLDVMIVRELVGGVYFGQPRGIEILPDGQKRGFNTQSYTTSEIQRVARVAFNLARARRNAVCSVEKANVMESGVLWREVVTELHKADYADVDLSHMYADNCAMQLLRDPRQFDVILTDNLFGDMLSDEASMLTGSIGMLPSASFGAEIDGKRAALYEPIHGSAPDIAGKGVANPLAAILCVEIWLRHSLRDAALADFLLAAVKRVLDSGARTADLAAPGAAALSTTQMGDAVLKELQAA from the coding sequence ATGGTTATGGCAGAAGGCAGGATCGTGAATCTCCTTTTCCTTTCCGGCGACGGCATCGGCCCCGAAGTGATGCGCGAAGCGCGGCGCGTGCTGGATTGGTTCGCGGCGCGCAAGGGCCTCAAAATCGACGTCACGGAAATGCTGATCGGCGGCGCGTCGGTCGATCTTTACGGCGTGCCGCTCACCGATGAAACCGTCGCGGCGGCGAAGCAAGCCGACGCGGTGTTCCTCGGCGCGGTCGGCGGGCCGAAATGGGCGGGCGTGACCTATGACAAGCGCCCGGAAGCGGGATTGCTCGCCATCCGCAAGGCGCTCGATCTTTTCGCCAATCTCCGCCCCGCCGTGATTTTCGACGCGTTGCTCGACGCGTCCACCCTCAAGCCGGACGTGGTGCGCGGCCTCGACGTGATGATCGTGCGCGAATTGGTCGGCGGGGTTTATTTCGGCCAGCCGCGCGGCATCGAAATTCTTCCCGACGGGCAAAAGCGCGGCTTCAATACGCAAAGCTATACGACCAGCGAAATCCAGCGCGTGGCGCGGGTGGCGTTCAATCTGGCGCGCGCGCGGCGCAACGCGGTCTGCTCGGTGGAAAAGGCCAATGTCATGGAAAGCGGCGTGCTGTGGCGCGAGGTCGTGACGGAGCTGCATAAGGCCGATTATGCCGATGTCGATTTGAGCCATATGTATGCCGATAATTGCGCGATGCAACTGCTGCGCGATCCTCGGCAGTTCGATGTCATCCTGACCGACAATCTGTTCGGCGACATGCTGTCGGACGAAGCCTCGATGCTTACCGGATCGATAGGGATGCTGCCGTCCGCCTCGTTCGGCGCTGAAATCGACGGCAAGCGCGCCGCGCTGTATGAGCCGATCCACGGCTCCGCGCCCGATATCGCGGGCAAGGGCGTCGCCAATCCGCTGGCTGCCATTCTATGCGTCGAAATATGGCTGCGTCATTCTTTGCGGGATGCCGCGCTGGCGGATTTTCTGCTTGCCGCCGTCAAGCGGGTTCTGGATTCAGGCGCGCGCACCGCCGATCTTGCCGCGCCTGGGGCAGCGGCATTGTCGACGACGCAAATGGGCGATGCGGTTCTGAAAGAACTCCAGGCGGCATGA
- a CDS encoding GNAT family N-acetyltransferase yields MNIREAAVGDIFAMYEIRFAVRENGFPDSAAATYKDSIAHLESLGKGWVCEDDGGVMLGFAFAENDGFIWALLVRPGHERRGIGTRLLDRCVAWLRQNGVKRAWLRTAPGTGAEQFYRRRGWRGSRRWWRREIKFTMDVNA; encoded by the coding sequence ATGAATATCCGCGAGGCGGCCGTCGGCGATATTTTCGCCATGTACGAGATAAGATTTGCGGTCCGGGAAAACGGTTTTCCCGATTCCGCCGCCGCCACCTACAAGGACAGCATCGCGCATCTTGAATCCCTCGGCAAAGGATGGGTTTGCGAGGATGATGGGGGCGTCATGCTGGGTTTCGCTTTCGCCGAAAATGATGGATTCATATGGGCGCTTTTGGTCAGGCCGGGCCATGAAAGGCGCGGCATCGGCACGCGGCTGCTCGATCGCTGCGTGGCGTGGCTGCGGCAAAACGGCGTCAAGCGGGCTTGGCTTCGGACGGCGCCGGGAACCGGCGCGGAGCAGTTTTACCGCCGCCGTGGCTGGCGCGGATCGCGCCGCTGGTGGCGCAGAGAGATCAAATTCACGATGGATGTGAACGCCTAA
- a CDS encoding GNAT family N-acetyltransferase, translating to MASFTIRRASAADAEAIGECHREAIRKRAAGFYSEEIIADWARIPDEIERSRRRGEIANRDWIYLVAEADGEIIGFGIVIPSANELRALYSRPNPHGGVGSSILAALFDLCRQQGCAWLEMSSSLNAEKFYLDHGFRALSKSHHVSNSGVHYDCVKMRIDL from the coding sequence ATGGCGTCCTTTACGATAAGACGGGCTTCAGCAGCCGACGCCGAAGCTATCGGCGAGTGCCATAGAGAAGCCATCCGGAAACGCGCGGCGGGATTTTACAGCGAGGAAATCATTGCGGATTGGGCGCGGATTCCCGATGAGATCGAAAGAAGCCGCAGGAGAGGGGAAATCGCCAACCGCGATTGGATATATCTGGTGGCGGAGGCGGACGGGGAGATTATAGGTTTCGGTATCGTCATCCCAAGCGCCAATGAATTGAGAGCGCTTTACAGCCGCCCCAACCCGCATGGCGGCGTCGGATCATCCATCCTGGCCGCTTTGTTCGATCTTTGCCGGCAGCAGGGCTGCGCCTGGCTTGAAATGTCGTCCTCGCTCAATGCCGAAAAATTTTACCTGGATCATGGCTTTCGAGCATTGTCCAAAAGCCATCATGTGTCGAATTCCGGCGTCCACTATGATTGCGTGAAGATGCGGATTGATTTATAG
- the lepA gene encoding translation elongation factor 4 produces MFPLSRIRNFSIIAHIDHGKSTLADRLIEKCGAVELRDMKAQMLDSMDIERERGITIKAQTVRLLYKAKDGEEYQLNLMDTPGHVDFAYEVSRSLAACEGSILVVDASQGVEAQTLANVYQALDNHHEIVPVLNKIDLPAAEPDRVKQQIEDVIGLDASDAVLISAKTGIGIGDVLEAVVTRLPAPKGDPDAPLKALLVDSWYDSYLGVVILVRVVDGTIRKGQKVRFMATAATRDIDHVGIFTPKKLETGELGPGEMGFITAGIKQISDTKVGDTITEEKRLAAAPLPGFKPSVPVVFCGLFPADAAEFEHLRESLGKLALNDASFQFEAESSAALGFGFRCGFLGLLHLEIIQERLEREFNLDLITTAPSVIYKVHLTNGTVKELHNPADMPDPVRVDHIEEPWIKATIFTPDEHLGSILALCNDRRGEQVELTYVGSRAMLVYLLPLGEVVFDFYDRLKSISRGYASFDYVLAEYRTGELVNMSIMVNGDPVDALAIIVHRGAAEKRGRQLCERLKELIPQQLFKIAVQAAIGGKIVARETISALRKDVTAKCYGGDISRKRKLLDKQKEGKKRMRQFGEVEIPQSAFIAALKMDDR; encoded by the coding sequence ATGTTCCCCCTTTCCCGCATCCGGAATTTCTCGATCATCGCCCATATCGATCATGGGAAGTCGACGCTCGCCGACCGGCTCATAGAAAAATGCGGCGCGGTCGAACTGCGCGACATGAAGGCGCAGATGCTCGACAGCATGGATATCGAGCGCGAGCGCGGCATCACCATCAAGGCGCAGACCGTTCGCTTGCTCTATAAGGCCAAGGACGGCGAGGAATATCAGCTCAATCTGATGGACACGCCCGGCCATGTCGATTTCGCCTATGAGGTCAGCCGTTCGCTCGCCGCCTGTGAAGGCTCGATCCTGGTGGTCGACGCCTCTCAGGGCGTGGAGGCGCAGACGCTGGCGAATGTGTATCAGGCGCTCGACAATCACCATGAAATCGTGCCGGTGCTGAACAAAATCGACCTGCCCGCCGCCGAGCCGGATCGGGTGAAACAACAGATCGAGGACGTGATCGGCCTCGACGCCAGCGACGCGGTGCTGATTTCCGCCAAGACCGGCATCGGCATCGGCGATGTGCTGGAAGCCGTGGTGACGCGCCTGCCCGCGCCGAAGGGCGATCCCGACGCGCCGCTCAAGGCGCTGCTGGTGGATAGCTGGTATGACTCCTATCTCGGCGTCGTCATCCTGGTGCGCGTGGTGGACGGCACGATCCGCAAGGGGCAGAAGGTGCGCTTCATGGCGACGGCGGCGACGCGCGACATCGATCATGTCGGCATTTTCACGCCGAAGAAATTAGAGACCGGCGAGCTTGGCCCCGGCGAGATGGGCTTTATCACGGCGGGCATCAAGCAGATCAGCGATACCAAGGTCGGCGACACGATCACCGAGGAAAAGCGGCTCGCCGCCGCGCCGCTGCCGGGGTTCAAGCCTTCGGTGCCGGTGGTGTTCTGCGGGTTGTTCCCCGCCGATGCCGCAGAATTCGAGCATCTGCGGGAGTCGCTGGGCAAATTAGCACTGAACGACGCGAGCTTTCAGTTCGAGGCGGAAAGCTCCGCCGCGCTGGGCTTCGGATTTCGTTGCGGATTTCTGGGGCTGTTGCATCTGGAGATTATCCAGGAGCGGCTGGAGCGCGAATTCAATCTCGATCTCATCACCACCGCGCCGTCGGTGATCTACAAGGTTCACCTCACCAACGGCACGGTGAAGGAGCTTCACAATCCCGCCGACATGCCCGATCCGGTGCGCGTCGATCATATCGAGGAGCCATGGATCAAGGCGACGATCTTCACGCCTGACGAGCATCTGGGAAGCATCCTGGCGCTTTGCAACGATAGGCGCGGCGAGCAGGTGGAGCTGACCTATGTCGGATCGCGGGCGATGCTGGTCTATCTTCTGCCGCTCGGCGAAGTGGTGTTCGATTTTTACGACCGGCTGAAATCGATCAGCCGGGGCTATGCCAGCTTCGATTACGTGCTGGCCGAATATCGCACCGGCGAATTGGTCAATATGTCGATCATGGTCAATGGCGATCCGGTCGATGCGCTGGCGATCATCGTGCACCGCGGCGCGGCGGAGAAGCGTGGGCGGCAGCTATGCGAGCGGCTCAAGGAGCTTATCCCGCAGCAATTGTTCAAGATCGCGGTGCAGGCCGCCATCGGTGGCAAGATCGTCGCGCGCGAGACGATTTCGGCGCTGCGCAAGGACGTCACGGCCAAATGCTATGGCGGCGACATTTCCCGCAAGCGCAAACTTCTCGACAAGCAGAAGGAAGGCAAAAAGCGGATGCGCCAGTTCGGCGAAGTCGAAATCCCGCAATCGGCCTTCATCGCGGCGCTGAAGATGGACGATAGATAG
- the gluQRS gene encoding tRNA glutamyl-Q(34) synthetase GluQRS, with translation MIVTRFAPSPTGFLHLGHAYSAAFAWQKARHGGGKFLLRIEDIDPTRCRDEYITAIEEDLAWLGLAWERPVRLQSRHFGDYQAALDKLRGKNLLYPCFCSRKDIMAEIADSGHAPHPASQGPEGVVYPGICRHLSSAERERRMESGMPYCWRLDMERAMKSVGELNWLDEGRGAMAANPQDFGDIVLARKETPASYHLAVTVDDALQGVTCVTRGEDLLRATDVHRLLQALLELPAPFYHHHRLLTDVAGRRYAKRDKAMTLRALRENGASPSEVMNMVGGWPVFG, from the coding sequence ATGATCGTCACGCGTTTCGCGCCGAGTCCGACGGGATTTCTGCATCTCGGCCATGCCTATTCGGCGGCCTTCGCGTGGCAGAAAGCCCGGCATGGCGGCGGGAAATTTCTGCTGCGGATCGAGGATATCGATCCCACCCGGTGCCGCGACGAATACATAACTGCGATTGAAGAAGACCTGGCGTGGCTGGGCCTGGCATGGGAGCGGCCGGTCCGGCTTCAATCGCGGCATTTCGGCGATTATCAGGCGGCGCTGGATAAGTTGCGCGGCAAAAACCTGCTCTATCCCTGCTTCTGCTCGCGCAAGGACATCATGGCCGAAATCGCCGATTCCGGCCATGCCCCGCATCCTGCATCCCAGGGGCCGGAGGGCGTCGTTTATCCCGGCATTTGCCGCCATCTGTCTTCCGCCGAGCGCGAGCGGCGCATGGAAAGCGGCATGCCCTATTGCTGGCGGCTGGACATGGAGCGCGCCATGAAATCCGTCGGCGAGTTGAACTGGCTCGACGAGGGACGGGGAGCGATGGCCGCAAATCCCCAGGATTTCGGCGATATCGTTCTGGCGCGGAAAGAAACCCCGGCTTCCTATCATCTGGCGGTCACGGTCGACGACGCGCTGCAAGGCGTCACTTGCGTCACGCGCGGCGAAGACTTATTGCGCGCGACGGATGTTCACCGGCTGTTGCAGGCGCTGCTGGAACTGCCGGCGCCATTCTATCATCACCACAGGCTGCTGACGGATGTCGCCGGACGCCGCTATGCCAAGCGCGACAAGGCCATGACTTTGCGGGCGCTTCGTGAAAATGGCGCGTCTCCCAGCGAGGTAATGAACATGGTTGGCGGCTGGCCGGTTTTTGGCTAG
- a CDS encoding succinate dehydrogenase iron-sulfur subunit: protein MAEFTLPANSKVEPGIKHSAPEGAKRTKTFKVYRWTPDDGKNPRLDEYTIDLDKCGPMVLDAIIHIKNDIDSTLTFRRSCREGICGSCAMNIDGTNTLACLKHTGDVEGDVKIYPLPHMPVVKDLVPDLNQVYAQYASIKPWLQSQSPPPPDRERLQSPEERAKLDGLYECILCFCCSTACPSYWWNGDKFLGPAVLLQSYRWIADSRDEMTGERLDALDDPFRLYRCHTIMNCTNTCPKGLNPAKAIAETKKLMVERK, encoded by the coding sequence ATGGCCGAATTCACACTCCCCGCGAATTCCAAGGTCGAGCCCGGGATCAAACATTCCGCGCCCGAGGGCGCGAAGCGCACCAAGACCTTTAAGGTCTATCGCTGGACGCCCGATGACGGCAAGAATCCGCGCCTCGACGAATATACCATCGATCTCGACAAGTGCGGGCCGATGGTTCTCGACGCCATCATCCATATCAAGAACGATATCGACAGCACGCTGACCTTCCGCCGTTCCTGCCGCGAGGGCATCTGCGGCTCATGCGCGATGAATATCGACGGCACGAACACGCTCGCCTGCCTCAAACATACCGGCGATGTCGAAGGCGACGTGAAAATCTATCCCCTGCCCCACATGCCCGTGGTCAAGGATTTGGTGCCGGATTTGAATCAGGTTTACGCGCAATACGCCTCGATCAAGCCATGGCTGCAAAGCCAGTCGCCGCCGCCGCCCGACCGCGAGCGCCTGCAATCGCCGGAGGAACGCGCCAAGCTCGACGGCCTCTATGAATGCATCCTGTGCTTCTGCTGCTCGACGGCCTGTCCCAGCTATTGGTGGAACGGCGACAAGTTCCTGGGGCCGGCGGTGCTGCTGCAATCATACCGCTGGATCGCCGACAGCCGCGACGAAATGACGGGAGAGCGGCTTGACGCGCTGGACGATCCGTTCCGGCTCTATCGCTGCCACACGATCATGAACTGCACGAACACCTGCCCTAAGGGCTTGAATCCGGCCAAGGCCATCGCGGAAACCAAAAAGCTTATGGTCGAACGGAAATAG